Part of the Arsenicicoccus sp. oral taxon 190 genome, CGCTTCGCCGCCGACCCGCGCCTGGACGGCCTGACCGGGCCGGGCCGCTTCTACGACCTGCCGGCGGTGGCGGCGCCGCTCGCGACGGCCGTCTACCTGGCCGGGGCCTTCGGGGCGACGGGGGCCGCGCTGGCCGGCATACCGCTGTGGGGGTCCAACATGGCGCTGCGGCGCGGCGCCTGGGAGCGGGTGCGCCACCTCGTGACGCGCGACGACGCGACGCTGCACGACGACCTCGACCTCAGCCTGGCGCTGGGCCCGCAGGCGCGGGTGCGGTTCGACCCGGGGCTGCGGGTCGGCGTGGCGGGGCGGATGTTCCACAGCCCGGGGCAGGCGGCGCGGCGGGTCCGGATGGCGCTGCGGACGCTGCGGCGCGGCTGGGGCGCGGGAGGCTCGGCCGGCCTGCGGTGGATGGACCGGCTGGGGCTGCCCATCGGCCCGGGCCTGCCGCCGCAGCCCCCGGCGCCGCAGCCCGAGCAGGTGGTGCTGCTCTCGAGCGACGGGCGGGCGCTCGGGACCGCCCCCAAGGCAGCGGTGCACCACGAGCGCACCCCCTTGCACCTGGCCTTCTCCTGCTACGTCGTCGACGACCGCGGCCGGGTGCTGCTCACCCGCCGGGCCCGCGACAAGGCCACCTTCCCGGGGGTGGTCACCAACTCCGTGTGCGGGCACCCCGCCCCCGACGAAACCCTCGCGGACGCCGTCACCCGCCGGGCCTGCGACGAGCTGGGGCTCGCCGTCACCGGGGTGCGCGTCGTGCTGCCGCGGTTCGCCTACCGCGCCGAGATGCGCGGCGTGGTCGAGCACGAGCTGTGCCCGGTCCACGTCGCCGAGGTGCCCTCCGGCGACGGACGGCTCGCGCTCGACCCGACCGAGGTCGACGACGCCTGGTGGGTGCCCTGGCCCGAGCTGCGCGACGGGGTCCTGGACGGCTCGATCACCGTCTCTCCGTGGTGCGCCGACCAGGTCGCCCAGCTCGCCGACCTGCCCGACGACCCGCGTCGGTGGCCGACCGGCGACCTCACCACGCTGCCGCCGGCCGCCCGACACCCGTGACGCGCCACGACTGGCTGGTCCGGCAGGGGCGCTGGCGCTGTCCGGACGCGGGGCGCCTCGCCGTCGCGGCCCTGGTCCCCCTGGTGTGGGTGCACTACGGCGCCCCCGCGGCCGCGGCGATGTTCCTGGCCCTCGGCGGGGCGATGGCGGCGCGGTTCGTCGACCTGCCGCGGCGGCACGACCTCGCCTGCCAGGTCGTGCTCGCGCTCTCGGCGTGGTGGGCCGCCGACGGCAGCTATGCCCGCGTCTGGTGGCTGGACCTGGTCGCGCACGCGGCCTCCGGGGCGGCGTTGGCGCTGCTGGTGCTGCGCGTCCTGCCGCAGCCGCAG contains:
- the idi gene encoding isopentenyl-diphosphate Delta-isomerase codes for the protein MERSDRAISGPRVSVVVPVRDDAPLLRHVLDDLSRQSRAPWEVIVVDNASSDGSADVARAYGARVVTEPLVGVPAAAARGYDSATGDVIARCDADSRLPRDWVARIADRFAADPRLDGLTGPGRFYDLPAVAAPLATAVYLAGAFGATGAALAGIPLWGSNMALRRGAWERVRHLVTRDDATLHDDLDLSLALGPQARVRFDPGLRVGVAGRMFHSPGQAARRVRMALRTLRRGWGAGGSAGLRWMDRLGLPIGPGLPPQPPAPQPEQVVLLSSDGRALGTAPKAAVHHERTPLHLAFSCYVVDDRGRVLLTRRARDKATFPGVVTNSVCGHPAPDETLADAVTRRACDELGLAVTGVRVVLPRFAYRAEMRGVVEHELCPVHVAEVPSGDGRLALDPTEVDDAWWVPWPELRDGVLDGSITVSPWCADQVAQLADLPDDPRRWPTGDLTTLPPAARHP